A window of Panicum virgatum strain AP13 chromosome 8K, P.virgatum_v5, whole genome shotgun sequence contains these coding sequences:
- the LOC120645078 gene encoding translation initiation factor IF-2-like: protein MMLTGGDGSAASTEMSAQMASRPQPAPRVTPSDQASRGVGVPQARRSGTGKRSMSARSGSGTVAKDAAPLALTKALKTGMRATPHSAPQPPPVVDIVAEAAKLREAMARGAQAAQQARAPGNGDDAGQSGMGAATPTDAVGEAGRGGVDDAARPDVDAEVGRSGTDSAARLVAEEGSGGGRRSAPPARRRQRPSSPGPRGLWSRESRRSRRRGHRWWRKPTSQCPQRARIRVSLW, encoded by the exons ATGATGTTGACGGGCGGCGATGGGTCCGCGGCGAGCACGGAGATGTCCGCGCAGATGGCCTCGAGGCCTCAGCCTGCTCCAAGGGTGACACCCTCAGATCAGGCGTCGAGGGGCGTCGGTGTGCCGCAGGCCCGAAGGAGCGGCACGGGCAAACGCAGCATGAGTGCCCGGTCTGG CTCCGGGACTGTTGCCAAGGACGCGGCCCCGCTCGCACTGACcaaagccctcaagaccgggatGCGAGCCACGCCACactcggcgccgcagcccccgcctgTCGTGGAcatcgtggcggaggccgcaaAGCTGCGGGAGGCCATGGCACGAGGGGCTCAAGCGGCCCAACAGGCTCGAGCGCCGGGGAACGGGGACGATGCCGGCCAGAGTGGCATGGGAGCAGCCACCCCAACTGACGCtgtgggggaggccggccggggcggtgtAGAcgacgccgcccggccggacgtcgatgccgaggtTGGTCGGAGCGGCAcggatagcgccgcccggcTGGTCGCAGAGGAAGGATCTGGTGGGGggcgcaggagcgccccgccaGCCAGGCGGAGGCAGAGACCCTCGTCCCCGGGCCCCCGGGGGCTGTGGTCGAGGGAGTCACGGAGGAGTCGGCGCAGAGGGCACCGATGGTGGAGGAAGCCCACGTCTCAGTGCCCGCAGAGGGCCAGGATCAGGGTGTCGTTGTGGTGA